A genomic stretch from Maniola hyperantus chromosome 22, iAphHyp1.2, whole genome shotgun sequence includes:
- the LOC117992707 gene encoding uncharacterized protein, with product MELLQVFTMGRRAKINVTKKKRQYTSQHDMSMVEIALELMRNKKLSSYEAEKTFGIPRRTLLDKLHKKHPQNPGAKRRLTEDDENNIVRVLIAAGDFGSPLTLLDLRIVVKNYLEANGRKDIFDNKLPGRKWVYSFLKRHKTELTIRSTQNIKRSRAEKNTEEISEYFENLRISLDGVPKENLVNYDETNFTDNPGAQRCVFRKGVKYPERVLNHSKGAISVMFAITAAGTTLPPYVVYRAQNLYSQWTINGPKGARYNRSSSGWFDTVIFEDWFQTIILPWARTKSGPKVVIGDNLASHINPKIVKICEENNIRFVFLPPNSSHLTQPLDVCYFGPLKKIWRNILTDYKIRNPAETSVNKSHFPDLLNKVMNELNSKKTHNINSAFKATGIYPFDPNQVVKRLPDSKPQNNNYSIDNALLDYLKENRAPNPLKKVRSKKLNVPAGKSVTNADFKYGVKLDFQIKKQGTSKCNPKTSTNDSNVIVTSNISLSTRTPVKTTDSTNLEAGSSPKNLQSEIKTLNTTPKKQIQTNILSLPGTSKDCILHYYNSPTKIFSYDSTEINVTPLQNRNLNNVDSDDSNRTYISRFSLLDPSDDSNFQLSGDDDYEVQDHTLEDDDSEEIPFENNKKDINVNSFILVKFQVEKRVKFYVGQVTEMLSPVSFRVKFMRHKGKGIFNWPVVDDISVVSLSDIELVLLDAKVERRGTVKLNASYVKTYSLS from the coding sequence atggaaTTATTGCAGGTTTTCACAATGGGTAGAAGAGCAAAAATTAATGTTACAAAAAAGAAGCGCCAGTATACTAGTCAACATGATATGTCTATGGTTGAAATAGCTTTAGAATTAATGAGAAATAAGAAATTATCGTCATATGAAGCGGAGAAAACGTTTGGTATCCCGCGAAGAACACTTTTAGATAAGTTACACAAAAAGCATCCACAAAATCCTGGAGCTAAAAGGCGTCTTACAGAAGACGATGAAAATAACATTGTGAGAGTTTTAATAGCCGCTGGTGACTTCGGCAGCCCCTTGACACTTTTAGATTTAAGAATtgtagttaaaaattatttggaAGCAAATGGCAGGAAGGATATATTTGATAACAAGCTTCCTGGTAGAAAATGGgtatattcatttttaaagcgACATAAAACTGAGCTCACTATTCGTTCTACTCAAAACATAAAAAGGAGTCGTGCAGAAAAAAATACAGAAGAAATTTCtgaatattttgaaaatctcaGAATTTCCTTAGATGGAGTACCTAAAGAAAACCTGGTTAATTATGATGAAACCAACTTTACAGATAATCCAGGTGCACAACGCTGCGTATTTAGGAAAGGTGTAAAATACCCGGAAAGAGTATTAAACCATAGCAAAGGTGCCATTTCAGTTATGTTTGCCATCACTGCTGCTGGTACCACCTTACCACCATATGTTGTCTATAGAGCTCAAAATTTATACAGCCAGTGGACCATAAATGGGCCGAAGGGTGCACGATATAACCGCTCTTCGTCAGGGTGGTTCGATACTGTAATTTTCGAAGACTGGTTTCAAACAATAATTCTACCCTGGGCAAGAACTAAATCTGGTCCAAAAGTCGTTATAGGAGATAATTTAGCATCACACATTAATCCTAAGATTGTTAAAATCTGCGAAGAAAACAACATCCGTTTCGTGTTTCTGCCTCCAAACTCGTCTCATCTGACTCAACCTTTAGACGTTTGTTACTTCGGCCCATTGAAAAAAATTTGGCGAAATATTTTGACAGATTACAAGATTCGAAATCCAGCCGAAACAAGCGTCAACAAATCGCATTTCCCGGATTTGCTAAATAAAGTCATGAACGAACTCAACTCAAAGAAAACACACAACATAAACAGTGCATTCAAGGCCACTGGTATATACCCCTTTGATCCAAACCAGGTTGTAAAACGTCTACCAGACTCTAAACctcaaaacaataattatagcATAGACAACGCACTTCTGgactatttaaaagaaaatcggGCACCAAATCCGTTAAAAAAAGTGAGAAGCAAGAAACTTAACGTACCTGCTGGAAAGTCAGTGACAAATGCGGACTTTAAATACGGAGTGAAACTTGACTTTCAGATCAAAAAGCAAGGAACATCTAAATGTAATCCTAAAACATCTACCAACGATAGTAATGTTATCGTTACATCAAACATCTCTCTCTCAACAAGAACACCCGTGAAAACCACCGATTCCACAAATCTTGAAGCAGGTTCTTCACCGAAAAATCTACAATCGGAGATCAAAACTTTAAACACAACCCCAAAAAAACAAATTCAGACAAATATTTTGTCATTACCTGGAACATCCAAAGATTGTATATTACATTATTACAACAGCCCAACTAAAATTTTTTCTTACGATTCTACAGAGATTAATGTTACTCCACTTCAAaatagaaatttaaataatgtaGATTCGGATGACAGTAACCGAACATATATCAGTAGATTTTCTTTGTTGGACCCGTCTGATGATTCAAACTTCCAGCTGTCTGGAGATGATGACTACGAGGTTCAGGATCATACTTTAGAAGACGATGACTCTGAAGAAATTCCAtttgaaaataacaaaaaagacaTCAATGTTAATTCTTTTATATTGGTAAAGTTTCAAGTTGAAAAGCGTGTAAAATTTTATGTGGGACAAGTTACAGAGATGCTCAGCCCAGTTAGTTTCCGCGTAAAATTTATGAGACATAAAGGAAAAGGCATTTTTAATTGGCCCGTGGTTGACGATATTTCCGTAGTGTCACTTTCTGACATAGAACTTGTACTTTTAGATGCGAAAGTAGAGCGACGGGGTACCGTGAAACTAAATGCCTCCTATGTTAAGACTTATTCTTTATCGTAA